From the Thermococcus guaymasensis DSM 11113 genome, one window contains:
- the htpX gene encoding zinc metalloprotease HtpX: protein MGLVMWLRTGLLMAILTGLLMGIGYLFGGPQVAFIMFLFAMLFNFITYWYSDKIVLSWYNARIVDEMEAPELYAIVRNLAERAGLPMPKVAIIPTETPNAFATGRDPKHAVVAVTTGLLKILDRDELEGVIGHELTHIKNRDILIGTVAAAMAGAIMQLAYWARWIAIFGSYDDRDDGGNVLAAILVAVLAPIAAMLIQAAISRSREFLADEGGAKISGKPWALARALMKIEQAVRYRPMREGNPATAHMFIVNPFRGMSIAELFSTHPPTEKRIERLRKIAEEMGYVPNF from the coding sequence ATGGGACTCGTGATGTGGCTTCGAACCGGCCTGCTGATGGCCATCCTCACGGGACTGCTCATGGGGATAGGCTACCTCTTCGGCGGGCCGCAGGTAGCGTTTATCATGTTCCTCTTCGCCATGCTGTTCAACTTCATAACCTACTGGTACAGCGATAAAATCGTCCTCAGCTGGTACAACGCGAGGATAGTTGATGAAATGGAAGCCCCGGAGCTCTACGCGATAGTCCGGAACCTCGCGGAGAGAGCAGGCCTTCCGATGCCGAAGGTAGCGATAATCCCGACCGAGACTCCCAACGCGTTCGCCACTGGAAGGGATCCAAAGCACGCGGTTGTCGCTGTGACCACGGGCCTGCTCAAAATCCTCGACAGGGACGAGCTTGAAGGAGTCATCGGCCACGAGCTGACCCACATAAAGAACCGCGACATCCTCATAGGAACTGTGGCGGCCGCGATGGCCGGAGCAATAATGCAGCTCGCCTACTGGGCAAGATGGATAGCCATATTCGGCTCCTACGACGACAGGGATGACGGAGGAAACGTTTTAGCGGCAATCCTCGTGGCTGTCTTGGCCCCGATAGCGGCGATGCTCATTCAGGCTGCGATAAGCCGCTCCAGGGAGTTCCTGGCTGACGAAGGAGGTGCAAAGATCAGCGGCAAGCCCTGGGCGCTTGCGAGGGCCCTTATGAAGATCGAGCAGGCCGTCAGGTACAGGCCGATGAGGGAAGGAAACCCCGCAACGGCACACATGTTCATCGTCAACCCCTTCAGGGGGATGAGCATCGCAGAGCTGTTCTCAACGCACCCGCCGACCGAAAAGAGGATCGAGAGGCTCAGGAAAATAGCGGAGGAGATGGGCTACGTCCCCAACTTCTGA
- the thsB gene encoding thermosome subunit beta — protein sequence MAQLSGQPVVILPEGTQRYVGRDAQRLNILAARIIAETVRTTLGPKGMDKMLVDSLGDVVVTNDGATILDRIDLQHPAAKMMVEVAKTQDKEAGDGTTTAVVIAGELLRKAEELLDQNIHPSIIVKGYTMAAEKAQEILQDIAIEVTPDDEETLMKIAMTSITGKSAESHKELLARLAVDAVKQVAEKKDGKFAVDIDNIKIEKKAGESVEESELIRGVVIDKERVHPRMPKKIEGAKIALINEALEVKKTETDAKINITSPDQLMSFLDQEEKMLKEMVDQIAATGANVLFVQKGIDDLAQHYLAKYGIMAVRRVKKSDMEKLAKATGAKVVTNVKDLTAEDLGHADLVEERKIAGESMIFVEGCKNPKAVTILIRGGTEHVVDEVERALEDAVKVVKDVMEDGYVLPAGGAGEIELSIKLDEFAKQVGGKEALAIENFAEALKIIPKTLAENAGLDTVEMLVRVISEHKNKGKAIGIDVFAGEPADMLEKGIIEPLRVKKQAIKSASEAAIMILRIDDVIAAKLSKPEGGQGGGMPGGMGGMGGMEMGM from the coding sequence ATGGCACAGCTTAGCGGACAGCCGGTTGTTATTCTGCCTGAGGGAACCCAGAGGTACGTTGGTAGGGACGCCCAGAGGCTTAACATTCTGGCTGCAAGAATCATAGCCGAGACCGTTAGAACCACCCTCGGCCCGAAGGGAATGGATAAAATGCTCGTCGACAGCCTCGGTGACGTCGTTGTTACCAACGACGGTGCCACGATTCTCGACAGGATAGACCTTCAGCACCCTGCCGCTAAGATGATGGTTGAGGTTGCGAAGACTCAGGACAAGGAGGCTGGTGATGGTACTACTACTGCAGTCGTCATCGCTGGTGAGCTTCTCAGGAAGGCCGAGGAGCTCCTCGACCAGAACATTCACCCCAGCATCATCGTCAAGGGCTACACCATGGCCGCTGAGAAAGCCCAGGAGATACTTCAGGACATCGCCATAGAGGTCACCCCGGACGATGAGGAGACCCTCATGAAGATAGCCATGACCTCAATCACCGGAAAGAGTGCCGAGAGCCACAAGGAGCTCCTCGCCAGGCTGGCAGTCGATGCCGTCAAGCAGGTCGCCGAGAAGAAGGACGGAAAGTTTGCCGTGGACATCGACAACATCAAGATCGAGAAGAAGGCCGGTGAGAGCGTCGAGGAGAGCGAGCTCATCAGGGGCGTCGTCATCGACAAGGAACGCGTCCACCCCAGGATGCCAAAGAAAATCGAGGGCGCCAAGATCGCGCTCATCAACGAGGCCCTCGAGGTCAAGAAGACCGAGACCGACGCCAAGATAAACATCACCAGCCCCGACCAGCTCATGAGCTTCCTCGATCAGGAGGAGAAGATGCTCAAGGAGATGGTCGACCAGATTGCCGCCACCGGTGCGAACGTTCTCTTCGTCCAGAAGGGTATTGACGACCTTGCCCAGCACTATCTGGCCAAGTACGGCATAATGGCCGTGAGGCGCGTCAAGAAGAGCGACATGGAGAAGCTCGCGAAAGCCACCGGTGCTAAGGTCGTTACCAACGTTAAGGACCTCACCGCCGAGGACCTCGGCCACGCCGACCTCGTCGAGGAGCGCAAGATTGCCGGCGAGAGCATGATCTTCGTTGAGGGCTGCAAGAATCCGAAGGCCGTCACCATACTCATCCGCGGCGGTACCGAGCACGTCGTCGACGAGGTTGAGCGCGCCCTTGAGGACGCCGTCAAGGTCGTCAAGGACGTCATGGAGGACGGCTACGTTCTTCCGGCCGGAGGTGCCGGTGAGATAGAGCTCAGCATCAAGCTCGACGAGTTCGCCAAGCAGGTTGGCGGCAAAGAGGCCCTTGCCATCGAGAACTTCGCGGAGGCCCTCAAGATAATCCCGAAGACCCTCGCCGAGAACGCCGGTCTCGACACCGTTGAGATGCTCGTCAGGGTCATAAGCGAGCACAAGAACAAGGGTAAGGCCATAGGCATCGACGTCTTTGCCGGCGAGCCGGCCGACATGCTCGAAAAGGGCATCATCGAGCCGTTGAGGGTTAAGAAGCAGGCCATCAAGAGCGCCAGCGAGGCGGCAATCATGATCCTCAGGATCGACGACGTCATCGCCGCCAAGCTCAGCAAGCCCGAGGGCGGCCAGGGCGGAGGAATGCCCGGCGGCATGGGTGGAATGGGTGGCATGGAAATGGGCATGTGA
- a CDS encoding Kae1-associated kinase Bud32 produces MKLIAQGAEAKIYEGTFEEVFGVPLLDEKVIVKHRIPKRYRIPEIDVKLRKERTVREARILHRAKEFGVNCPYVYEVDLRNMVIVMEFINGERLKEHLENVSIEERLSLCREIGRQIGRLHKAGIVHGDLTTSNMILRGGKVYLIDFGLADFDSTLEARGVDLHLLKRAMESTHYTWFEEGFKAVLEGYGEVLGDEARKDIEEKIEEIESRGRYRERGWIG; encoded by the coding sequence ATGAAGCTCATAGCCCAGGGTGCCGAGGCAAAGATCTACGAGGGGACTTTTGAGGAGGTCTTCGGCGTCCCTCTCCTCGATGAAAAAGTAATCGTGAAACACAGGATTCCAAAGCGCTACAGGATTCCAGAGATCGATGTGAAGCTCAGAAAGGAGCGAACCGTTAGGGAGGCGAGGATCCTCCACAGGGCGAAGGAGTTCGGCGTGAACTGTCCCTACGTCTACGAGGTTGATCTCAGGAATATGGTCATCGTCATGGAGTTCATAAACGGCGAGAGGCTGAAGGAGCACCTTGAGAATGTCTCAATAGAGGAGAGGCTTTCCCTCTGCCGCGAGATTGGGAGACAGATTGGAAGACTCCACAAAGCCGGCATTGTCCACGGAGATTTGACGACGAGCAACATGATCCTCCGCGGGGGGAAGGTATACCTCATAGACTTTGGCCTGGCGGACTTTGATTCAACTCTGGAAGCGAGGGGCGTTGACCTACACCTCCTCAAACGCGCCATGGAGAGCACGCACTACACGTGGTTTGAGGAGGGCTTTAAGGCCGTTCTTGAGGGGTACGGTGAGGTTCTTGGAGATGAAGCGAGGAAAGACATCGAAGAGAAGATAGAAGAGATAGAGAGCAGGGGGAGGTACAGGGAGAGGGGCTGGATTGGCTGA